The genomic segment TTGTTTTTGTTCCAGTGTATAAATGTCTTTTGCTGTAAAGTCCTGGTCGATGGACATGCGGTCTTTCAAGAACTGATAACCCGTTACGGCGCTTAGCGTAAAGTGCTGTGCCTGATATTCAAGGTTCAGGCCTGCGTTCATCAGGTTGCGGTAGTAGTCGCTTTCGCGGTTGTTGGAGATTGTGCCGACGTAGGGCTTCATCTCTTCGCTTTGGGCGGCGGGGTTTACGCTGCCTGTGTAGTAGTACGGATAGCCGCCCTGGTCGCTATATTCATAGCTCACGTTCAAGTCAGCTTTCCAGTTGTCGGAGGGCAGGTAGATACCGCGGAAGCGTCCGCCGGCGGACTGTCCTTTATCTATCTTCTTGTTGTTCAGGGCGGCATTGCGGAAGAAACCGCCTTCGTAGTCATAGAAGCCGCCGGTGGAGAAGGCGAAACGCTCGGATACCCGGTGGTAATGGGTCAGCGAGGTATTGTAGGCATTGTGCGTGCCTGCACCCATGCGGAAGTCTGTCCCTTGATAGGAGAAAGGCGATTTGGTGTGGATCTTAATCAGTCCCCCCATTGCATTGCGCCCGTACAGTGTTCCTTGCGGGCCGCGCAGCACGTCAATGCGTTCGATGTCGGAGTAGTCGAAGTCGAAAGCGGACTTGTCGATGTAGGGGATATTGTCCACATACAGGCCGATGGAGGGTGTGTTGATGCGTGAGCCGATGCCGCGGATATAGACGGCGGAGGTCAGGCGTGAACCGTAGTCGGGGATGAACATGTTGGGTACAAGTCCCGTCAGGTTCTTGATGGAGTTGACTTGGGCTGCCTGCATATCCTGTTGTGAGAGCAGGGTGACGGCTGTGGGCTGCTCGCGAAGTTTCCGGTTCTCTTTGGGTGCTGCAATGACGAGTATCTCTTCTACGTCTACTACTTTCAAGGTGTCCAGCTCTTCCGCAAGCATGTTGCCGGAAGTGAGGAGCATCAAAATCAGGGTGATAATCTTATATTGTTTCATAACTGGTTTTATTTCGGTTGCAAAGTAACGCGAAATCTCCAGTATGTGCAATCCTAATTTATGAGGATTATGGTTAGTTTTCGCTGATCATTTCATCACTGTCCACCGGCTTCATATTCTGTCCGCGTCGACATATCCATGCATCACAGCATAGATGGTCAGTCCCGATACAGACTTGATGCCCAGTTTCTCCACGATATTCTTGCGGTGGGTGATGACGGTGGTCAGACTGATGTTCAGTTTGTCGGCAATCTCTTTGTTGATGAGCCCTTTGGTAATGAGCGCCAGCACTTCTATTTCGCGGGCGGAGAGGTCGTGGTTATCGGGGGTGTTGGCGGCGACATGCCCTTGCTGATGTCCGTAGCGGTGCAGCCGTAGAATATCTTTGATGAGGCTTTTCTCGTCCTGGTAGATGTTCAGGGTAGGTACTCCCGACAGCTGTGGCTGGTTGTCGCCGCCTGCCAATACGATGGTTTTGGGTTTGCGGGGCAGGAAGAACGCGGTATGTTCGAAATATATCTGGGAAGCGATGAAGTAATGGGCATACATATCGGGTGTGTCGTCCATAAGTTCGGCAAAGGAATGGAACACACGTATGGTAGCCATCGGGATGATCTCTTCCAGAAGGTTCTGCAGCCCCAAAGAGGTAAGTGTGTTGGGAGCGACGATTGCTATTTCAGGGGTTGTCATAAGGATACAGGGTTTGCCCGCAAAAGTACGGATTATTTTTGTATCCTCCTTGCAATACTAAGGAAATGAATTTTGCCGAAACGAAGAACTCTGTCGCTATATTATTTGTTAGTAGTTGATAACTAACTTAAAACCTTAACGTTATGAGATATGATATAGCTATTATCGGCGGCGGGCCTGCCGGATATACGGCTGCCGAGAGAGCAGCTGCCGGCGGTCTGAAAACCGTCTTGTTTGAAAAGAAAGCCATAGGCGGCGTATGCCTGAACGAGGGATGTATTCCCACAAAAACACTGTTGTATTCTGCCAAGCTGTGGGATACGATGAAAGGTGCTGCCAAGTACGGCATTACCGTTCCCGATGCGCCCGCTTTCGATATGGGAAAGATTATCGACCGTAAAGATAAAGTTGTGAAGAAGCTGACGGGCGGCGTGAAGATGACGGTCGGTTCGTATGGAGTCGCCATTGTGGAAAAAGAAGCTGTGATAGCGGGTGAGGAGAATGGAATGTTCCGCATCGTGGCGGGTGGCGAAACCTATGAAGCCACTTACCTGCTGGTGTGTACCGGTTCCGATACGGTTATTCCGCCTATACCGGGATTGTCCGATACGGATTACTGGACTTCCAAAGAAGCGCTCGAAAGTAAGGAACTTCCCCGGTCGCTGGTTATCATCGGCGGCGGTGTCATCGGCATGGAGTTTGCCTCCTTCTTCAATAGTATGGGGGTGAAGGTGAGCGTGGTTGAAATGATGCCCGAAATATTAGGGGCAATGGACAAGGAGACCGCTGGCATGCTGCGTTCGGAGTATTTGAAGCGTGGCGTCAACTTCTATTTGGGCACGAAAGTGACGGCTGTGTCCCATGAAGGGGTGACCGTTGAAAAAGACGGCAAGGCTTCGCTGATAGAGGCCGGGAAAATTTTGGTAAGCGTAGGGCGCAAGGCAAACCTCGGCCAAGCAGGGCTGGATAAGCTGAATGTCGAACTGTTGCGTAACGGTGTGAAAGTGGATGAGCACATGCAGACCTCCCATCCTCGTGTTTATGCCTGTGGCGACATAACAGGCCGTTCCATGCTGGCGCATACGGCAATTCGTGAGAGTGAGGTGGCGGTTAATCACATTCTGGGAGTGGAGGATGCGATGAACTACGACTGCATACCGGGTGTGGTCTATACCAATCCGGAAGTTGCCGGGGTGGGAAAGACCGAAGAGGAACTGAAAGCACTCGGTACCGGTTATCACATACAGAAGCTGCCTATGGCGTATTCCGGTCGTTTTGTTGCCGAGAACGAGCTGGGCAATGGATTGTGCAAACTGGTGCTGGATGACGGCGACCGTATCATCGGCTGCCATTTGTTGGGCAATCCGTCATCGGAAATTATTGTGGCGGCGGGCATTGCCGTTCAGCATGGATATACGGTGGAGGAGTTCCAGAAGAGCGTATTCCCGCATCCCACGGTGGGAGAGATCTTTCACGAAACACTTTTTGCGTGATGTTCTGTATCGATAACCGCTGTACGGATGTGTATTTCAATCTGGCGGCAGAAGAATATCTCCTGAAGAAAAAGAAGGACAACTTCTTTATGATGTGGCAGTCCGTCCCTTCTGTGGTGATAGGAAAGCATCAGAGTGTGCGGAAGGAAGTGGATGAGAAGTATATACACGAGAATAATATCCTGTTGGCACGCCGCTTTTCCGGTGGCGGGGCGGTTTACCATGACGAGGGCAACCTCAATCTGAGCTTTATGGAAACGGTGGAGCGTCCCGACTTCGAATACTACTTGCAGCAGACGGTGGACTTTCTCGAAAGCCTCGGCATAGTGGCGTACACCGACAAGCGGATGGGCATTTATGTAGACGATCGGAAAGTGTCGGGCAGTGCGCAGTGCATCCATAAGAACAGGGTGATGTATCATTGTACCCTGCTGTATTCCGCCAATCTGCAAGCGCTGGATGCCGCATTGTGCGGAAGGAGCGACGGAGAGGACCTGCTGCCCAGTTCGCGTGTGTTGCGGGCCGTTCCTTCGGTACGCAGTGCGGTGGCGAATATCAGTGAGTATCTGCTGCCTGCCGTACCTCTGAAGCGCTTTGCCCGTTTGCTGTTCCACTTCTTCTTTGAGGGAGGAGATAACCGCGTCTATCGTTTTACTCCTGAGGACTTGGCGGCGATCGGGCAATTAAAAGCAGAAAAGTATGCTTGTGGAGAGTGGATATACGATAGGGTGGCATTAGCTCCGGCGTAGGGAAAACCTTACTTCCGGATGATTTGTTTATTATCAAGAACTAATAACTTAAAACTTAACTATATGTCGGGATTTGAAATAAAGATGCCCAAGCTGGGCGAAAGTATAACCGAAGGAACCATTGTTTCCTGGTCGGTACAAGTGGGCGATGTTATCCGGGAAGATGACGTGCTGTTCGAAGTGAATACTGCTAAAGTCAGTGCGGAGATACCTTCGCCGGTGGCAGGCAGGATAGTGGAGATACTATTTAAGGAAGGTGATACCGTTGCGGTGGGTACGGTGGTGGCTGTGGTGGATATGGGCGGAGATGATGAGCCTTCCGAGCCTTCTGCCGGTACGAAAGAAAGCGTAAAGGCTCCGGTTGCGGATAATACGGGAGCAGGGACTTCCCCGGTTCCGGTGCAGGAACTTCCCAAAGCGCAGGCAGCCGGTTCGGAGAATGAACGCTGGTATTCTCCGGTGGTTCTCCAATTGGCCCGCGAAGCCCGGATATTGCAGGAGGAGTTGGATAGGATACCGGGTACAGGCTATCAGGGACGTTTGAGTAAAAAGGACATCAAGCAATACATCATACAGAAGCAGAATGGTGCGGCGGGCGTTGCTGCCGCGAAGCCGGCTGTGGCGGCAGTGCCTCAATCTTCACCTGTAACGGCTACCTCTGTTGCAGAGGGTATCGAGGTGAAGGAGATGGATCGTGTCCGTCGGATGATTGCCGACCACATGGTGATGTCCAAACACACTTCGCCGCATGTCACTACCCTGGTGGAAGTGGATATGACGAAATTGGTGAAGTGGCGCGAAAAAAACAAGGAGGCTTTCTTTAAACGTGAAGGGGTGAAGCTGACCTATATGCCTGCCATTACCGAAGCGACTGCCAAAGCGCTGGTTGCCTATCCGCAGGTGAACGTCTCCGTAGAAGGTTACAATATCCTGTTCAAGAAACATATCAATGTGGGAATAGCCGTATCGCAAAACGACGGCAACCTGATTGTTCCCGTTGTGCATGATGCCGACAGGCTGAACCTGAGCGGGCTTGCCATTGCGATAGACGGCTTGGCTGCCAAGGCGCGCATCAACAAGCTGATGCCGGACGACATAGCGGGCGGCACGTTTACGATTACCAATTTCGGCACGTTCAAGTCGCTGTTCGGTACGCCTATCATCAATCAGCCGCAAGTAGCCATATTGGGAGTGGGGGTGATAGAGAAGAAGCCAGCCGTTATGGAGACGCCCGAAGGGGATGTGATAGCTATCCGACATAAGATGTATCTCTCCTTGTCCTACGACCACCGCGTGGTGGACGGGTCGCTGGGCGGCAATTTCCTCTATTTCATCAAGAACTATCTGGAGAACTGGAATGAGTAAAAACAAAAAATGAGTATTATGAAGAAGTATGATATAAAAACCACCGATACGGAAACGTTGAAGAAGTGGTACTATTTAATGACTCTGGGGCGTGCGCTTGATGAAAAAGCGCCTGCCTATCTGTTGCAGTCATTAGGTTGGTCGTACCATGCGCCTTATGCCGGACACGACGGCATACAGCTGGCAATGGGACAAGTGTTTACCCAAGGGGAAGATTTTCTCTTCCCTTATTACCGGGATATGCTGACGGTGCTTTCGGCGGGAATGACTCCCGAAGAACTGATATTGAACGGCATCTCGAAGGCTACGGATCCGGGAAGCGGCGGACGCCACATGTCCAACCACTTTGCCAAACCGGAGTGGCATATCGAGAATGTATCCTCGGCAACAGGTACGCATGACCTGCATGCTGCCGGTGTGGCGCGTGCCATGGTGTATTACGGGCATAAAGGGGTGGTTATCACCTCGCATGGAGAGTCGGCTTCGTCCGAGGGTTTTGTATATGAGGCTGTCAATGGTGCGAGCTTGGAGCGTTTGCCGGTCATTTTTGTCTGGCAGGACAACGGGTATGGCATTTCCGTTCCGAAGAAGGACCAGACCGCGGCGCGTAAGGTTGCCGATAATTTTTCCGGTTTCAAGAACCTGAAAATCATCCATTGCAACGGTAAGGACGTTTTCGATTCGATGAATGCGATGACTGAGGCGCGGGAGTATGCATTGCTCAACCGCAATCCGGTGATTGTGCATGCCAACTGTGTGCGCATCGGTTCGCACTCCAATTCGGATAAACACACCCTCTATCGCGATGAAGGGGAGCTGGCGTATGTCAAGGCTGCCGACCCTTTGATGAAGTTCCGCCGGATGCTGTTGCGCTACAAACGTTTCACAGAAGAAGAGCTGAAAGCGGTTGAGGAAAAAGCGAAGAAAGACTTGTCCGCAGCCAATCGTAAGGCGCTGGCAGCTCCCGATCCTGATCCGGAGGCCATATTCAATTATGTATTGCCCGAACCTTATGAACCTGAAAAGTATAAGGACGGCGTGCATCACGAGACGGAAGGAGAGAAAGTGTTTCTGGTGAATTCTATCAATGAAACCTTGAAAGCGGAATTCCGGCGTAATCCCGATACGTTTATTTGGGGGCAGGATGTTGCCAATAAGGACAAGGGCGGCGTTTTCAATGTCACTAAGGGCATGCAGCAGGAGTTTGGAGAGGCGCGTGTGTTCAGTGCTCCCATTGCCGAAGACTATATTGTGGGTACGGCAAACGGTATGAGCCGTTTCGACCCCAAAATACGTGTCGTGATAGAAGGTGCGGAGTTTGCCGATTACTTCTGGCCGGCTGTGGAGCAGTATGTGGAGTGCACGCACGAATACTGGCGCAGCAATGGTAAGTTTGTCCCCAACGTGACGTTGCGTCTGGCTTCGGGCGGTTACATCGGCGGAGGATTGTACCACTCGCAGAATATTGAGGGAGCGCTGGCCACCCTGCCCGGTGCGCGGATCGTGTATCCCTCCTTTGCGGATGATGCTGCCGGACTGCTTCGTACGAGCATGCGCTCGCGGGGATTCACTTTGTTTCTGGAACCGAAAGCATTGTATAATTCGGTGGAGGCGGCAACGGTGGTACCCGATGACTTTGAGGTTCCATTCGGCAAGGCGCGTATCCGCAGGGAAGGTTCCGATTTGAGTATAATCACTTACGGAAACACAACGCACCTCTGTCTGAATGTGGCGGAACGCCTCGAAAAGGAGGGTGGATGGAAAGTAGAGGTCATTGATATACGTTCTTTGATCCCGCTGGACAGGGAGACTATTTACGGGTCTGTGAAGAAGACGGGGAAAGCATTGGTCGTACACGAGGATAAGGTGTTCGGCGGGTTCGGCGGGGAGATTGCCGCAGGCATCGGCTCGGACATGTTCCGCTATCTGGATGCTCCGGTGCAGCGGGTAGGGGCGACCTTTACTCCTGTGGGCTTTAATCCCATATTGGAACGTGCTGTCCTGCCGGATGCAGACCGGATTTATGAAGCGGCTAAGAAGCTGTTGGAATTTTAATTAAAGATGAACGGTTTATGAAAAAAATAGGATTGTTTTATGCTGCCAATGCTGTGAAAACCTCACAAGTGGCAAAGAAGATTCGTAAAGTCCTGGGTGCGGAGAATGTGGACATTATCCCTGCCGAACAGGCATGGGGTAATGATTTTGAGGCTTATGATAATTTGATTATCGGGGTGTCTACCTGGTTTGACGGGGAACTGCCCACTTACTGGGACGAACTGATCCCTGAGTTGGAGACGTTGGACTTGAAAGGGAAGCGCGTCGCTCTTTTCGGCTTGGGTGACCAAGTGAATTATCCCGATAATTTTGCCGATGGGCTGGGGCTTCTGGGCGATGCTTTTGAAAAGGCGGGAGCTTCTTTAGTGGGATTTACTCCCACTAAAGACTATTCATTCAATCGGTCGAAGGCTTTGCGCGGCAATGAATGGTGCGGCTTGGTTCTCGACTTTGAGAATCAGTCGGAGATGACCGACGGGCGTATCAAAGCCTGGTGTGACCGGCTGAGGGCTGAACTCTTATAGCAATAGCCGGCCTACGGCTTCCGCGCATCTCTCTCCGTCAATTCCTGCCGAAACGATGCCGCCGGCATATCCGGCTCCTTCGCCGCAGGGGAACAACCCCTTCAGGCGGACGTGCTGCAAGGTGTCTTTGTCTCTGATGATGCGGACCGGGGATGATGTACGGGTTTCCACTCCGATCATGGTGGCTTCGTTGGTAAGGAAGCCGTGACTGTATTTGCCGAACTGCTGGAAACCTTTGCTCAACCGGTTGGCTATGAATGGCGGCATCCAGAAGTGCAGGGGCGACGATACTAAGCCGGGTGCGTATGAGCTTTCGGGCAGGTCGTAGCTGAGTTTTTTCTTCGTGAAGTCTGCCATGCGCTGTGCGGGCGCCGTTTGCTTCATATTGCCTTGTTGCCAGCAAAGGTATTCCAGGGATTCTTGGAAGTACATCATGCTGAGCTGGGAGTTGAGAGTTGAAAGCCGGGGATCGGCTACGCCGTCTTGTTGTGCGGTTGGTTCTTCACTCATTATTCTTAATTCGTCATTGGCCAAGTCCTCCGGGCGCAGTTCCACTACCATTCCCGAATTGCTCCAGCGGGAGCCGCGGTTGCTGGGGCTCATGCCGTTGACAACGATTTGGCGGGGGCCGCTGGCTGCCGGAACCACAAAACCGCCGGGGCACATGCAAAAGCTGTACACGCCTCTTCCGTCCACTTGGGTGACGAAGCTGTATTCTGCGGCGGGCAGGTATTTGCCGCGGCCGTCCCGGCTGTGGTACTGTATCCGGTCTATCAGCTCGGCCGGATGTTCCAGACGCACTCCTACGGCGATGCCTTTGGCTTCTATTTCCACTTGGTTGGCTGCCAGCCAGCGGTACACATCACGTGCGGAATGTCCGGTGGCGAGTATGACGGGGCCGAGGAGGGTCTGTCCGGTATTGGTTTCGATGCCTTTCACTTCGTCATTCTCAATAATCAGGGCGTCCATGCGCGTTTCAAAGTGCACTTCGCCGCCACAGGCGATAATGGTGTTCCGCATATTCTCTATGACCCGCGGCAGCTTGTCTGTTCCGATGTGGGGATGGGCGTCGACAAGGATGGAAGGCGAGGCGCCATGCTGGCAGAATACGTTCAGTATTTTGTCTACATTTCCCCGTTTCTTGCTGCGGGTGTAGAGCTTGCCGTCCGAGTAAGCTCCCGCGCCCCCTTCTCCGAAACTGTAATTGGATTCTGGGTTGACGGTCTGTTCCCTTCCTATCAAGGCGAGGTCTTTTTTGCGGTCGCGTACGTTCTTGCCGCGCTCCACGATGACGGGGCGCAAGCCGAGTTCTATCAGGCGCAGGGCGGCGAATAGTCCGCCGGGACCGGCTCCTACAACGACCACCTGCGGTTTGTCCGACACATTATTATATATAGTCTCCCTGTACTCACCCTCTTTCGGCATTTCATTGAGATAGACGCGTACGGTCAGGTTCACGAAGATAGTTCGCTGGCGCGCATCAATGCTGCGTTTCAGGATTCGTGTAGCTGTGATGTCGCGTACGTTCAGTCCTTTCTCTTGTATGAGGTATTCTTTCAGGCGCTGTTCATTGGCCGCTGTTTCGGGCAATACGCGCAGTTGGTATTCTTGTATCATATTCTTTTTTCTTCATTAATAAAAACTCTGTGGGGCGCTGTGCCCCTGCGGCGGATCTATTCCCTGTGGCGGGCTTATCCGAACAATGCCCGGAACGCCTCTTCCACCTTTCTCACCGGTATAAGTTCGATTTTCAGCTTGGAAGTGTTCAGTCCCTGCATATTGTATTTGGGAAGTATGAACCGCTTGAAGCCGAGTTTCTCCGCTTCGCCGATGCGTTGTTCGATGCGGTTGACGGGGCGGATTTCACCGGACAGCCCTATTTCTCCCGCCATGCATATCTCAGGCTCTATGGCTGTGTCCATATTGCTGGAGAGGATGGCGCTGATGACGGAGAGGTCGATGGCGGGGTCGTTGACTTTCAGTCCGCCGGCAATGTTGAGGAATACATCTTTTTGGGCGAGCTTGAAGCCGACGCGTTTCTCCAGTACGGCAAGCAGCATATTCATTCTCCGTATGTCGAAGCCGGTGGCGGAGCGTTGCGGATTTCCATAAACGGCACTGCTCACCAACGCCTGCGTCTCTATCAGGAACGGGCGGATGCCTTCTATGGCGGAAGCAATGGCTATGCCGCTCATTCCCTCATGGTCTTGGGTGAGAAGCAGTTCCGAAGGGTTGCTCACCTGCCGCAATCCGTCTTGCCTCATCTCGTAGATGCCCAGTTCGGCAGTACTTCCGAAGCGGTTCTTGATGCTGCGCAGGATGCGGTACATATAATGCTGGTCGCCTTCAAACTGGAGTACGGTGTCTACAATGTGTTCCAGCACTTTGGGACCGGCAATGCTTCCTTCCTTATTGATGTGACCGATAAGGATTACCGCCGTATGCGTCTCTTTGGCAAAGCGCAGGATAGAGGCGGAGCACTCCCTGACTTGGGCTATGCTGCCCGGAGAGGATTCGAGCGTTTCCGTTGAAATGGTCTGTATGGAGTCTATGACAACGAGGTCGGGACGTGTATTCTTTATGTGTACATAGATCTGTTCCAAAGAAGTCTCACAGACAATCAGGCAGTCGGCGGAGTTGCTTGTCAGGCGGTCGGCACGCAGCTTCAACTGCCGGGCGCTTTCCTCGCCTGATATGTAGAGAATGCGTTTCTCCGGTATCTGAAGCATGGTTTGCAGCACCAGTGTGGATTTTCCGATGCCCGGTTCGCCGCCTATCAATACCAGTGAACCTTGCACCAGACCGCCGCCCAGTACGCGGTTCAGCTCTGCGTCGTGCAGGTCGATACGGGGCTCATCATCAGCGGCAATCTCATTTAAAGTGACGGGCTTGGCTTTGGCTGTCTCTATGCCCGATACCGGACGCTTGTTTACGGTTTCTTTCCGCACTATCTCTTCCATATAAGTATTCCATTCTCCGCACGACGGGCATTTGCCCACCCATTTGGGCGACTCTTGTCCGCAGTTGCTGCATACATAGACTGTTTTCTCCTTTGCCATAAAAGAATTTCCATTAGAATTAACTGCCCAAAGGTACGATTTTTCATCGCCGGGTTGATAGGGTGGGCGTTGTTTTTAATGCCGATCCGCATTTTTGTTGTTTTGCCTGAAAAGTCCGGTTGTCCGGAGCGTTATTTCCGGAGGAGGTAGTGGTAGGGGAACACAGTCGTAATGGGAGCCTCTTTCAGTCGTAATGGGAGGCAGGTTCAGTCGTATTGGGAACTGCTTTCAGCCGTATTGGGAATAAAGTCCCACCCCTAAGAAAAAGGGTGGGACTATAACCTTGCTGTCAGATAGATAGTTACGTAATC from the Bacteroides eggerthii genome contains:
- a CDS encoding NAD(P)/FAD-dependent oxidoreductase, encoding MIQEYQLRVLPETAANEQRLKEYLIQEKGLNVRDITATRILKRSIDARQRTIFVNLTVRVYLNEMPKEGEYRETIYNNVSDKPQVVVVGAGPGGLFAALRLIELGLRPVIVERGKNVRDRKKDLALIGREQTVNPESNYSFGEGGAGAYSDGKLYTRSKKRGNVDKILNVFCQHGASPSILVDAHPHIGTDKLPRVIENMRNTIIACGGEVHFETRMDALIIENDEVKGIETNTGQTLLGPVILATGHSARDVYRWLAANQVEIEAKGIAVGVRLEHPAELIDRIQYHSRDGRGKYLPAAEYSFVTQVDGRGVYSFCMCPGGFVVPAASGPRQIVVNGMSPSNRGSRWSNSGMVVELRPEDLANDELRIMSEEPTAQQDGVADPRLSTLNSQLSMMYFQESLEYLCWQQGNMKQTAPAQRMADFTKKKLSYDLPESSYAPGLVSSPLHFWMPPFIANRLSKGFQQFGKYSHGFLTNEATMIGVETRTSSPVRIIRDKDTLQHVRLKGLFPCGEGAGYAGGIVSAGIDGERCAEAVGRLLL
- a CDS encoding thiamine pyrophosphate-dependent enzyme, producing MKKYDIKTTDTETLKKWYYLMTLGRALDEKAPAYLLQSLGWSYHAPYAGHDGIQLAMGQVFTQGEDFLFPYYRDMLTVLSAGMTPEELILNGISKATDPGSGGRHMSNHFAKPEWHIENVSSATGTHDLHAAGVARAMVYYGHKGVVITSHGESASSEGFVYEAVNGASLERLPVIFVWQDNGYGISVPKKDQTAARKVADNFSGFKNLKIIHCNGKDVFDSMNAMTEAREYALLNRNPVIVHANCVRIGSHSNSDKHTLYRDEGELAYVKAADPLMKFRRMLLRYKRFTEEELKAVEEKAKKDLSAANRKALAAPDPDPEAIFNYVLPEPYEPEKYKDGVHHETEGEKVFLVNSINETLKAEFRRNPDTFIWGQDVANKDKGGVFNVTKGMQQEFGEARVFSAPIAEDYIVGTANGMSRFDPKIRVVIEGAEFADYFWPAVEQYVECTHEYWRSNGKFVPNVTLRLASGGYIGGGLYHSQNIEGALATLPGARIVYPSFADDAAGLLRTSMRSRGFTLFLEPKALYNSVEAATVVPDDFEVPFGKARIRREGSDLSIITYGNTTHLCLNVAERLEKEGGWKVEVIDIRSLIPLDRETIYGSVKKTGKALVVHEDKVFGGFGGEIAAGIGSDMFRYLDAPVQRVGATFTPVGFNPILERAVLPDADRIYEAAKKLLEF
- the lpdA gene encoding dihydrolipoyl dehydrogenase, with the protein product MRYDIAIIGGGPAGYTAAERAAAGGLKTVLFEKKAIGGVCLNEGCIPTKTLLYSAKLWDTMKGAAKYGITVPDAPAFDMGKIIDRKDKVVKKLTGGVKMTVGSYGVAIVEKEAVIAGEENGMFRIVAGGETYEATYLLVCTGSDTVIPPIPGLSDTDYWTSKEALESKELPRSLVIIGGGVIGMEFASFFNSMGVKVSVVEMMPEILGAMDKETAGMLRSEYLKRGVNFYLGTKVTAVSHEGVTVEKDGKASLIEAGKILVSVGRKANLGQAGLDKLNVELLRNGVKVDEHMQTSHPRVYACGDITGRSMLAHTAIRESEVAVNHILGVEDAMNYDCIPGVVYTNPEVAGVGKTEEELKALGTGYHIQKLPMAYSGRFVAENELGNGLCKLVLDDGDRIIGCHLLGNPSSEIIVAAGIAVQHGYTVEEFQKSVFPHPTVGEIFHETLFA
- a CDS encoding flavodoxin, encoding MKKIGLFYAANAVKTSQVAKKIRKVLGAENVDIIPAEQAWGNDFEAYDNLIIGVSTWFDGELPTYWDELIPELETLDLKGKRVALFGLGDQVNYPDNFADGLGLLGDAFEKAGASLVGFTPTKDYSFNRSKALRGNEWCGLVLDFENQSEMTDGRIKAWCDRLRAELL
- the radA gene encoding DNA repair protein RadA, which encodes MAKEKTVYVCSNCGQESPKWVGKCPSCGEWNTYMEEIVRKETVNKRPVSGIETAKAKPVTLNEIAADDEPRIDLHDAELNRVLGGGLVQGSLVLIGGEPGIGKSTLVLQTMLQIPEKRILYISGEESARQLKLRADRLTSNSADCLIVCETSLEQIYVHIKNTRPDLVVIDSIQTISTETLESSPGSIAQVRECSASILRFAKETHTAVILIGHINKEGSIAGPKVLEHIVDTVLQFEGDQHYMYRILRSIKNRFGSTAELGIYEMRQDGLRQVSNPSELLLTQDHEGMSGIAIASAIEGIRPFLIETQALVSSAVYGNPQRSATGFDIRRMNMLLAVLEKRVGFKLAQKDVFLNIAGGLKVNDPAIDLSVISAILSSNMDTAIEPEICMAGEIGLSGEIRPVNRIEQRIGEAEKLGFKRFILPKYNMQGLNTSKLKIELIPVRKVEEAFRALFG
- a CDS encoding dihydrolipoamide acetyltransferase family protein, whose amino-acid sequence is MSGFEIKMPKLGESITEGTIVSWSVQVGDVIREDDVLFEVNTAKVSAEIPSPVAGRIVEILFKEGDTVAVGTVVAVVDMGGDDEPSEPSAGTKESVKAPVADNTGAGTSPVPVQELPKAQAAGSENERWYSPVVLQLAREARILQEELDRIPGTGYQGRLSKKDIKQYIIQKQNGAAGVAAAKPAVAAVPQSSPVTATSVAEGIEVKEMDRVRRMIADHMVMSKHTSPHVTTLVEVDMTKLVKWREKNKEAFFKREGVKLTYMPAITEATAKALVAYPQVNVSVEGYNILFKKHINVGIAVSQNDGNLIVPVVHDADRLNLSGLAIAIDGLAAKARINKLMPDDIAGGTFTITNFGTFKSLFGTPIINQPQVAILGVGVIEKKPAVMETPEGDVIAIRHKMYLSLSYDHRVVDGSLGGNFLYFIKNYLENWNE
- a CDS encoding helix-turn-helix transcriptional regulator yields the protein MTTPEIAIVAPNTLTSLGLQNLLEEIIPMATIRVFHSFAELMDDTPDMYAHYFIASQIYFEHTAFFLPRKPKTIVLAGGDNQPQLSGVPTLNIYQDEKSLIKDILRLHRYGHQQGHVAANTPDNHDLSAREIEVLALITKGLINKEIADKLNISLTTVITHRKNIVEKLGIKSVSGLTIYAVMHGYVDADRI
- a CDS encoding biotin/lipoate A/B protein ligase family protein; translation: MFCIDNRCTDVYFNLAAEEYLLKKKKDNFFMMWQSVPSVVIGKHQSVRKEVDEKYIHENNILLARRFSGGGAVYHDEGNLNLSFMETVERPDFEYYLQQTVDFLESLGIVAYTDKRMGIYVDDRKVSGSAQCIHKNRVMYHCTLLYSANLQALDAALCGRSDGEDLLPSSRVLRAVPSVRSAVANISEYLLPAVPLKRFARLLFHFFFEGGDNRVYRFTPEDLAAIGQLKAEKYACGEWIYDRVALAPA